One window from the genome of Gopherus evgoodei ecotype Sinaloan lineage chromosome 2, rGopEvg1_v1.p, whole genome shotgun sequence encodes:
- the SOX4 gene encoding transcription factor SOX-4 has product MVQQTNNAENTEALLAGETSDSGAGIELGIASSPTPGSTASTGGKADDPSWCKTPSGHIKRPMNAFMVWSQIERRKIMEQSPDMHNAEISKRLGKRWKLLKDSDKIPFIREAERLRLKHMADYPDYKYRPRKKVKSGNSSAKPGEKGDKSGGGSPGASGGGTGSGSSGGSTNSSKPAPKKSGSSKLSPGGGSGASKPHAKVILGSKAAPFPAEPPAQAALLPPDHHSLYKSRGGASGSCSASGKHLSEKKLKRVYVFGTGGGHGQSASSSPGGAVPASPTLSCSTEASDPLSLYEEGGAGGCQQDGDCSSVSCPSPPGSSSPSDHRSYTSLRASSPAPSTSHSSSASSHSSSSSSGSSSSDDEFEDDLLDLNPSPGFESMSLGSFGSSVLDRDLDFNFEPGSGSHFEFPDYCTPEVSEMISGDWLESSISNLVFTY; this is encoded by the coding sequence ATGGTGCAGCAGACTAACAACGCGGAGAACACGGAAGCGCTTCTGGCCGGAGAGACCTCGGACTCCGGGGCCGGCATCGAGCTGGGCATCGCCTCCTCGCCCACGCCGGGCTCCACCGCTTCCACCGGGGGCAAAGCGGACGACCCGAGCTGGTGCAAGACCCCCAGCGGGCACATCAAGCGGCCCATGAACGCCTTCATGGTGTGGTCCCAGATCGAGAGGAGGAAGATCATGGAGCAGTCCCCGGACATGCACAACGCCGAGATCTCCAAGCGCCTGGGCAAGCGCTGGAAGCTGCTCAAGGACAGCGACAAGATCCCCTTCATCCGGGAGGCGGAGCGGCTGAGGCTCAAGCACATGGCGGACTATCCCGACTACAAGTACCGGCCCAGGAAGAAGGTGAAATCGGGAAACAGCTCCGCTAAGCCCGGCGAGAAAGGAGACAAGAGCGGCGGGGGCAGCCCTGGCGCCAGCGGGGGCGGCACCGGCAGTGGCAGCAGCGGGGGCAGCACGAACTCCTCCAAGCCCGCCCCGAAGAAGAGCGGCAGCTCCAAGCTCTCCCCCGGCGGCGGCTCTGGGGCCAGCAAGCCGCACGCCAAGGTGATCCTGGGCAGCAAAGCCGCCCCCTTCCCCGCCGAGCCGCCGGCTCAGGCCGCCCTTCTGCCCCCGGACCACCACTCGCTGTACAAATCCCGCGGCGGCGCCTCCGGCTCCTGCTCGGCCTCGGGCAAACACCTCTCGGAGAAGAAGCTCAAGCGGGTCTATGTCTTCGGCACGGGCGGGGGCCACGGGCAGAGCGCGTCCTCCTCCCCCGGGGGCGCCGTGCCGGCCAGCCCGACCCTGAGCTGCTCCACGGAGGCCAGCGACCCTCTGAGCCTGTACGAGGAGGGGGGCGCCGGAGGGTGCCAGCAGGACGGAGACTGCAGCAGCGTCTCCTGCCCTTCCCCGCCgggcagcagctccccctccgATCACCGCAGCTACACCAGCCTGAGGGCCTCTTCCCcggccccctccacctcccattcCTCCTCGGCTTCctcccattcctcctcctcctcctcgggcTCCTCTTCCTCGGACGACGAGTTTGAAGACGACCTGTTGGACCTGAACCCCAGCCCCGGGTTTGAGAGCATGTCCCTGGGCAGCTTCGGTTCGTCGGTGCTGGACCGGGACCTAGATTTTAACTTCGAGCCTGGCTCCGGCTCGCATTTTGAGTTCCCGGACTACTGTACCCCGGAGGTAAGTGAGATGATCTCAGGGGACTGGCTGGAGTCCAGCATTTCAAACCTGGTCTTCACTtactga